The genomic interval AAATCTATTACGAAAAGGCCGATCTTACAATAGATACCGATATGAGCCCAATCGGAATAACGGTTGATAAAATTGCAAAGAAAATTATGGACCTCTTTCATGAAAAAAATTAATGTCAGGTTACCGGGCAAAGAATACCCTGTTTATACCGGCAAGAATATTTTCAGCAAGCTTAAAGGATTGATTAATAGTAATAAACTTTTTGGGAATTTATTCATCATTATTGATGAAAACGTATTAAGTCTTCACAACGGAAAGATTGAAAAATTTTTAAGCAGTATAGACACAAGAGCTTATCTTTACAGCATTAACGCAACAGAACCGAATAAATCCGCAGATCAGCTTTCGGATATTTATTCGGCATTAATAGAAAACGGATTCGGCAGAGATACACTCATAATTGCTATTGGCGGGGGAATTACAGGCGATATTGCCGCCTATGCTGCTTCGACTTTTGCAAGAGGAGTAGAGATTGTTCACGTACCAACTACGCTGCTGGCTATGGTCGACAGTTCGATTGGGGGAAAGACAGGAATCAATTTCAAATCGACAAAAAACATTATCGGCTCATTTTACCAGCCGGAATTTGTTCTTATAGATACCGACTTTCTCAAAACCTTGCCGGAAGATGAAATTCTGTGCGGATTCGGTGAGGTACTTAAATACTCGCTCCTGATCGGGAATGACTTCCTCAGCTTTGTAAGTAGGAATCAGAATAAAATACTTAATCTAGATGCTGAAAAACTTCTTAAGGTTTTTTCTGTTTGCGTAAAGTTTAAATCCGCGATTGTTGAAATAGATGAAACTGAAAAGCTTGGTTTGAGGAAAATCCTGAACCTCGGCCATACTTTTGCACATGCAATAGAGATTGAACAGAATCACTTAATTAAACACGGACAGGCAGTCATAATCGGTCTGGTATGCGCATTACATCTATCCAACCGTTTGGGGATTTTAGAAAACACATCCTTTAAAAAATATCTGCCGCTTCTTTTAAGGAGTTCTGAAAAAGTACGGATTAAACAATTCTATCCGGTGAAGATTTACGAAATAATGAAGAGAGACAAAAAATCAATTCACGATGGAATCCGGTTTGTACTTCTGAAAGAGGCTGGCAATTTAATTATTGATGTGGAGGCCGGGATGAT from Melioribacteraceae bacterium carries:
- the aroB gene encoding 3-dehydroquinate synthase encodes the protein MKKINVRLPGKEYPVYTGKNIFSKLKGLINSNKLFGNLFIIIDENVLSLHNGKIEKFLSSIDTRAYLYSINATEPNKSADQLSDIYSALIENGFGRDTLIIAIGGGITGDIAAYAASTFARGVEIVHVPTTLLAMVDSSIGGKTGINFKSTKNIIGSFYQPEFVLIDTDFLKTLPEDEILCGFGEVLKYSLLIGNDFLSFVSRNQNKILNLDAEKLLKVFSVCVKFKSAIVEIDETEKLGLRKILNLGHTFAHAIEIEQNHLIKHGQAVIIGLVCALHLSNRLGILENTSFKKYLPLLLRSSEKVRIKQFYPVKIYEIMKRDKKSIHDGIRFVLLKEAGNLIIDVEAGMIDVMDSINKGLHYFINGKK